In the genome of Paramisgurnus dabryanus chromosome 18, PD_genome_1.1, whole genome shotgun sequence, one region contains:
- the LOC135721454 gene encoding uncharacterized protein isoform X2, which yields MKGPLVLMCQALLCLAVSGLFTVDVEQKSYESELHGEVKLVCLFSQVKSLSDLLVIWDKVEPLPEINVYRYERGKEKQNYTNVVFRDRAQLIHEQLSQSRAVLHLKKLRIKDSGTYQCVVKYQQDDVDYKHITLSVTALNTPIKKSLRKTEVEDEVELSCEFAGYPLAEVLWSDGQTVNLTEKSSKSTHVTDEDLINITSRLTVRRDLVRNYTCSFLTEGKVRQTTTFIIPHEIPAGSSHHYVWIGSVIVVLLVIVFIFIIYRKRKNGQKDKRSKSLKCPPPFPQTTANNDCLLTIYENTPHPCDITREEHAEKLQTLRDALTQRYSQPITDTEMKTRLLSYCSNVLPHVLQLREGQAVNISSIFPDKRQTVLLLGKPGSGKTTTAQILSSCWAQSLSIDPWNIKELQLVVSVDCRGANSEFFKLVRCNIPKETPLDVSDIKEMLLGSADCLVILDGYKEGNRDLDETLGMFLKERQTCRILVMSHPGECPGLENKVGTVLNLIHKSDDKSET from the exons ATGAAGGGACCGCTGGTGCTGATGTGTCAGGCTCTCCTCTGTTTGGCTGTCTCAG GTCTGTTCACAGTGGATGTAGAGCAGAAATCGTACGAGTCGGAGCTACACGGTGAAGTCAAACTTGTCTGCTTGTTCTCACAAGTCAAAAGTCTGTCTGACCTCTTGGTTATATGGGACAAAGTTGAACCtctgcctgaaataaatgtctATCGATATGAGAGAGGCAAAGAAAAGCAGAACTACACCAATGTTGTGTTCAGAGATCGAGCTCAGCTGATCCACGAGCAGCTGAGTCAAAGTCGAGCTGTATTACACTTGAAAAAGCTCAGGATTAAAGATTCGGGCACATATCAGTGTGTGGTGAAATATCAGCAAGATGATGTCGACTACAAACACATCACGCTCAGCGTTACAG CGCTTAATACTCCAATAAAGAAAAGTTTGAGAAAAACAGAAGTTGAAGATGAGGTGGAATTGTCCTGCGAGTTTGCGGGATACCCGCTGGCAGAGGTTCTCTGGAGCGATGGACAAACCGTAAACCTCACAGAGAAATCCAGTAAAAGCACACACGTCACAGATGAAGATCTCATCAACATCACCAGCAGACTGACAGTGAGACGAGACCTGGTGAGAAACTACACCTGCTCGTTTCTCACCGAGGGGAAAGTCAGACAGACGACCACCTTCATTATCCCAC ATGAAATTCCTGCTGGTTCTTCTCATCATTATGTTTGGATCGGATCTGTGATAGTGGTCTTACTGGTCATTGTCTTCATCTTCATCATTTACCGCAAAAGAAAAAACG GCCAGAAAGACAAAAGAAGTAAATCATTGAAATGTCCACCTCCGTTCCCACAAACCACTGCAAACAATGACT GTTTACTGACAATATATGAGAATACACCGCatccatgtgacatcacacgGGAAG AGCATGCGGAAAAACTTCAGACTCTTAGAGACGCCCTGACACAGCGATATTCACAACCCATCACCGATACAGAGATGAAGACCAGACTGCTTTCATATTGCAGTAACGTGCTGCCACATGTGCTTCAACTCAG GGAAGGCCAGGCTGTAAACATCAGCTCTATTTTTCCTGATAAAAGACAAACAGTTCTCCTGCTGGGAAAACCAGGAAGCGGAAAAACCACCACAGCCCAAATTCTGTCATCGTGCTGGGCTCAGAGTCTCTCTATAGACCCCTGGAACATCAAAGAGCTCCAGCTGGTTGTTTCGGTAGACTGCCGAGGAGCTAATAGCGAATTTTTCAAGTTGGTCAGATGCAACATTCCCAAAGAAACACCATTAGACGTTTCTGACATCAAAGAGATGCTTCTGGGATCAGCAGACTGTTTAGTGATCCTTGATGGATACAAAGAGGGAAACAGGGACTTGGACGAAACCCTCGGGATGTTTCTAAAGGAGCGTCAGACGTGCAGGATTTTAGTTATGTCACATCCGGGAGAATGTCCGGGTCTGGAGAACAAAGTTGGGACGGTATTGAATCTTATCCACAAATCAGACGACAAGTCTGAAACATGA
- the LOC135721454 gene encoding uncharacterized protein isoform X1 — MVMFIQQEVMKGPLVLMCQALLCLAVSGLFTVDVEQKSYESELHGEVKLVCLFSQVKSLSDLLVIWDKVEPLPEINVYRYERGKEKQNYTNVVFRDRAQLIHEQLSQSRAVLHLKKLRIKDSGTYQCVVKYQQDDVDYKHITLSVTALNTPIKKSLRKTEVEDEVELSCEFAGYPLAEVLWSDGQTVNLTEKSSKSTHVTDEDLINITSRLTVRRDLVRNYTCSFLTEGKVRQTTTFIIPHEIPAGSSHHYVWIGSVIVVLLVIVFIFIIYRKRKNGQKDKRSKSLKCPPPFPQTTANNDCLLTIYENTPHPCDITREEHAEKLQTLRDALTQRYSQPITDTEMKTRLLSYCSNVLPHVLQLREGQAVNISSIFPDKRQTVLLLGKPGSGKTTTAQILSSCWAQSLSIDPWNIKELQLVVSVDCRGANSEFFKLVRCNIPKETPLDVSDIKEMLLGSADCLVILDGYKEGNRDLDETLGMFLKERQTCRILVMSHPGECPGLENKVGTVLNLIHKSDDKSET; from the exons ATGGTGATGTTTATTCAGCAGGAGGTGATGAAGGGACCGCTGGTGCTGATGTGTCAGGCTCTCCTCTGTTTGGCTGTCTCAG GTCTGTTCACAGTGGATGTAGAGCAGAAATCGTACGAGTCGGAGCTACACGGTGAAGTCAAACTTGTCTGCTTGTTCTCACAAGTCAAAAGTCTGTCTGACCTCTTGGTTATATGGGACAAAGTTGAACCtctgcctgaaataaatgtctATCGATATGAGAGAGGCAAAGAAAAGCAGAACTACACCAATGTTGTGTTCAGAGATCGAGCTCAGCTGATCCACGAGCAGCTGAGTCAAAGTCGAGCTGTATTACACTTGAAAAAGCTCAGGATTAAAGATTCGGGCACATATCAGTGTGTGGTGAAATATCAGCAAGATGATGTCGACTACAAACACATCACGCTCAGCGTTACAG CGCTTAATACTCCAATAAAGAAAAGTTTGAGAAAAACAGAAGTTGAAGATGAGGTGGAATTGTCCTGCGAGTTTGCGGGATACCCGCTGGCAGAGGTTCTCTGGAGCGATGGACAAACCGTAAACCTCACAGAGAAATCCAGTAAAAGCACACACGTCACAGATGAAGATCTCATCAACATCACCAGCAGACTGACAGTGAGACGAGACCTGGTGAGAAACTACACCTGCTCGTTTCTCACCGAGGGGAAAGTCAGACAGACGACCACCTTCATTATCCCAC ATGAAATTCCTGCTGGTTCTTCTCATCATTATGTTTGGATCGGATCTGTGATAGTGGTCTTACTGGTCATTGTCTTCATCTTCATCATTTACCGCAAAAGAAAAAACG GCCAGAAAGACAAAAGAAGTAAATCATTGAAATGTCCACCTCCGTTCCCACAAACCACTGCAAACAATGACT GTTTACTGACAATATATGAGAATACACCGCatccatgtgacatcacacgGGAAG AGCATGCGGAAAAACTTCAGACTCTTAGAGACGCCCTGACACAGCGATATTCACAACCCATCACCGATACAGAGATGAAGACCAGACTGCTTTCATATTGCAGTAACGTGCTGCCACATGTGCTTCAACTCAG GGAAGGCCAGGCTGTAAACATCAGCTCTATTTTTCCTGATAAAAGACAAACAGTTCTCCTGCTGGGAAAACCAGGAAGCGGAAAAACCACCACAGCCCAAATTCTGTCATCGTGCTGGGCTCAGAGTCTCTCTATAGACCCCTGGAACATCAAAGAGCTCCAGCTGGTTGTTTCGGTAGACTGCCGAGGAGCTAATAGCGAATTTTTCAAGTTGGTCAGATGCAACATTCCCAAAGAAACACCATTAGACGTTTCTGACATCAAAGAGATGCTTCTGGGATCAGCAGACTGTTTAGTGATCCTTGATGGATACAAAGAGGGAAACAGGGACTTGGACGAAACCCTCGGGATGTTTCTAAAGGAGCGTCAGACGTGCAGGATTTTAGTTATGTCACATCCGGGAGAATGTCCGGGTCTGGAGAACAAAGTTGGGACGGTATTGAATCTTATCCACAAATCAGACGACAAGTCTGAAACATGA